From the Chitinolyticbacter meiyuanensis genome, one window contains:
- the sugE gene encoding quaternary ammonium compound efflux SMR transporter SugE produces the protein MNPQLIPWISLLIAGVLEVVWALALKSSHGFTRLPATALFAVSAAASMYFLAYAMKSLPVGTAYAIWTGIGAVGTVLFGIVWFGEPATLWRLASVALILAGIVGLKLA, from the coding sequence ATGAACCCGCAACTCATCCCCTGGATTTCCCTGTTGATCGCCGGTGTGCTCGAAGTGGTCTGGGCGTTGGCGCTCAAATCCTCGCACGGCTTCACGCGCTTGCCCGCCACGGCGCTGTTTGCCGTCAGTGCTGCGGCCAGCATGTATTTCCTCGCCTATGCGATGAAATCGCTGCCGGTCGGCACCGCTTACGCAATCTGGACCGGGATCGGCGCAGTCGGCACGGTGCTGTTCGGCATCGTCTGGTTCGGTGAGCCGGCCACGCTGTGGCGGCTGGCTTCGGTTGCGCTGATCCTCGCTGGCATCGTCGGCCTCAAGCTCGCCTGA
- a CDS encoding tryptophan--tRNA ligase, whose translation MKKTRILTGITTTGTPHLGNYAGAIRPAIVASRSEHADSFYFLADYHALIKCDDPLRIQRSRLEIAATWLACGLDPARVTFYRQSDIPEIPELTWLLTCVTAKGLLNRAHAYKASVDKNVEAGEDEDAGVTMGLYSYPVLMAADILMFNANEVPVGRDQIQHVEMARDIGQRFNHLFGQGKDFFTLPQSKIEEAVATLPGLDGRKMSKSYDNTIPLFGSAKELKAAIARIVTDSKLPGEPKDADNAHLNTIYQAFATPEQGTTFRAALLDGLGWGDAKQQLFTVLDSELGEARERYQALIARPADIEDILLAGAAKARAYATPFLAQLREAVGLRSLTALAQAGEGATKKKAKAARFLSFRGKDGQFRFNLQGADGEELLLSNSYADPKAAGAVIARLQAASVEGGISLVADGELRFALQLDGEVLGNSHEQADAAARDATLQRAEAALASIAAAQQE comes from the coding sequence ATGAAAAAGACCCGCATCCTCACAGGCATCACCACCACCGGCACGCCCCACCTCGGCAACTATGCCGGCGCCATCCGTCCGGCCATCGTGGCGAGCCGCAGCGAACACGCCGATTCGTTCTATTTCCTCGCCGACTATCACGCGCTGATCAAGTGCGACGATCCGCTGCGCATCCAGCGCTCGCGGCTGGAGATCGCCGCGACCTGGCTCGCCTGCGGGCTCGATCCGGCGCGCGTCACCTTCTATCGCCAGTCGGATATCCCCGAGATTCCCGAACTCACCTGGTTGTTGACCTGCGTCACCGCCAAGGGCCTGTTGAACCGGGCGCATGCCTACAAGGCCTCGGTCGACAAGAATGTCGAAGCGGGCGAGGACGAGGACGCCGGTGTGACCATGGGGCTTTACAGCTATCCGGTGCTGATGGCCGCGGACATCCTGATGTTCAACGCCAACGAAGTACCGGTGGGTCGCGACCAGATCCAGCATGTCGAAATGGCGCGCGACATCGGCCAGCGCTTCAACCACCTGTTCGGCCAGGGCAAGGATTTCTTCACGCTGCCGCAGTCCAAGATCGAGGAAGCGGTGGCCACATTGCCGGGGCTGGACGGGCGCAAGATGTCCAAGAGCTACGACAACACCATCCCGCTATTTGGCAGCGCCAAGGAACTGAAGGCCGCGATTGCGCGCATCGTCACCGATTCGAAGCTGCCGGGCGAGCCCAAGGATGCCGACAACGCGCATCTGAACACCATCTACCAGGCCTTTGCCACGCCGGAGCAGGGCACGACGTTCCGCGCGGCGCTGCTGGACGGCCTCGGTTGGGGCGATGCCAAGCAGCAGCTCTTTACCGTGCTCGACAGCGAGCTCGGCGAGGCGCGCGAACGCTATCAGGCGCTGATCGCCCGGCCGGCCGATATCGAGGACATCCTGCTGGCTGGTGCCGCCAAGGCGCGTGCCTATGCCACGCCGTTCCTTGCGCAGCTGCGCGAAGCCGTCGGCCTGCGCTCGCTCACCGCGCTGGCACAGGCGGGCGAGGGCGCCACCAAGAAGAAGGCCAAGGCTGCGCGCTTTCTCAGTTTCCGTGGCAAGGACGGGCAGTTCCGCTTCAACCTGCAGGGCGCCGACGGCGAGGAGTTGTTGCTGTCCAATTCCTATGCCGATCCCAAGGCGGCTGGCGCAGTGATTGCCCGGTTGCAAGCGGCTTCGGTCGAGGGCGGGATCAGCCTCGTCGCCGACGGCGAATTACGTTTCGCGTTGCAGCTCGATGGTGAAGTGCTGGGCAACAGCCACGAGCAGGCCGACGCTGCAGCACGGGATGCCACATTGCAACGGGCCGAGGCGGCGCTGGCCAGCATCGCGGCGGCGCAACAGGAGTGA
- a CDS encoding O-succinylhomoserine sulfhydrylase, whose protein sequence is MNDHDLPEGLHPDTLAIRAATSRTEFGEHSDAMYLTSSFCVGSAEEASLKFTNQIPGYIYSRFTNPTVTAFEKRLAALEGGERAIATASGMSAILALGMGHLKAGDHVVASNGLFGATIQLFNAYFVKFGVEISYASPTDPAAWQAAVKPNTKLFFLETPSNPLTEVADIAAIAEIAHANGAILAVDNCFCTPILQQPLKLGADLVVHSATKYLDGQGRVLGGAVVGRKELIEPVYLFLRTAGPSLSPFNAWVLLKGMETLPLRMRAHCDNALKLAQWLEAQAEVERVFYPGLPSHPQYALAQRQQSGGGGIVSFEVKGGREAAWRIVDAVRLISRTANLGDVRSTITHPASTTHGRVTPEARAAASIREGLIRISVGLEHVDDLINDLQRGLG, encoded by the coding sequence ATGAACGACCACGATCTGCCCGAAGGCCTGCACCCGGATACGCTGGCGATCCGCGCCGCTACCAGCCGCACGGAATTTGGCGAGCACTCGGATGCGATGTACCTGACCTCCAGCTTCTGCGTCGGCAGCGCAGAGGAGGCCTCGCTCAAGTTCACCAACCAGATTCCGGGCTATATCTACTCGCGCTTCACCAACCCCACGGTGACCGCGTTCGAGAAGCGGTTGGCCGCGCTGGAGGGCGGCGAGCGCGCCATCGCCACCGCCAGTGGCATGAGCGCCATCCTGGCACTGGGCATGGGCCATCTGAAGGCCGGCGACCATGTGGTCGCGTCCAACGGCCTGTTTGGCGCCACCATCCAGTTGTTCAACGCCTATTTCGTCAAGTTCGGCGTCGAGATCAGCTACGCCAGTCCTACCGATCCGGCGGCCTGGCAGGCGGCGGTCAAGCCCAATACCAAGTTGTTCTTCCTGGAAACACCATCCAATCCGCTGACCGAAGTGGCCGACATCGCGGCCATCGCCGAGATTGCGCACGCCAATGGCGCCATCCTGGCGGTCGACAACTGCTTCTGCACCCCTATCCTGCAGCAACCACTGAAGCTCGGAGCTGACCTCGTCGTGCATTCCGCGACCAAGTACCTTGATGGCCAGGGCCGCGTGCTCGGTGGTGCCGTGGTCGGCAGGAAGGAACTGATCGAGCCCGTTTACCTGTTCCTGCGCACGGCCGGGCCCAGCCTGTCGCCGTTCAACGCCTGGGTGCTGCTCAAAGGCATGGAAACGCTGCCGCTGCGGATGCGCGCGCATTGCGACAACGCGCTCAAGCTCGCGCAATGGCTGGAAGCGCAGGCCGAGGTCGAGCGTGTGTTCTACCCAGGCTTGCCATCGCATCCGCAATACGCGCTGGCGCAGCGCCAGCAGAGCGGTGGTGGTGGCATCGTCTCGTTCGAGGTCAAGGGCGGTCGTGAAGCCGCGTGGCGCATCGTCGATGCAGTGCGCCTGATCAGCCGCACCGCCAATCTCGGTGACGTGCGCAGCACCATCACCCATCCGGCCAGCACCACCCACGGCCGCGTCACGCCGGAAGCGCGTGCAGCAGCCAGCATTCGCGAAGGGTTGATCCGCATTTCGGTCGGCCTGGAGCATGTGGACGACCTGATCAACGATTTGCAGCGTGGCCTCGGCTAA
- the purF gene encoding amidophosphoribosyltransferase, whose product MCGIVGVVAKTPVNQLLYDGLLVLQHRGQDAAGIVTSEGHVFHMHKGQGLVRDVFRTRNMRSLLGNTGIGHVRYPTAGSASSLAESQPFYVNSPFGIVLAHNGNLTNDKQLKDEMYRTDLRHINTNSDSEALLNVFAHELGKRITGLALTADIVFDAIEAVHQRVRGAYAVVALIAGFGLVAFRDPHGIRPLSLGTHETPEGTEYLVASESVVLDTMGFKLERDVAPGEALYITFDGVFHNRQCHPNPQLVPCIFEHVYFARPDSVIDGISVHEARLNMGVQLADKVRSIAPALNIDVVIPIPDTSRDAALQLANALGLPYREGFMKNRYIGRTFIMPGQASRKKSVRQKLNPIAVEFRGKNVLLVDDSIVRGTTSKEIVQMVRDSGAKKVYLASAAPPVKFPHVYGIDMPTRAELIATGRSAEQIAEEIGADAVIYQELTDLISACREASGGAITEFETSCFDGKYITGDVTDAYLDALEAKRLSPLSAKVKDGDADSRVLDMNIGVAEQNLI is encoded by the coding sequence ATGTGTGGCATCGTCGGTGTAGTGGCCAAAACCCCCGTCAACCAGCTGTTGTACGACGGCCTGCTGGTGCTGCAGCATCGCGGCCAGGACGCGGCCGGCATCGTGACCTCCGAAGGCCACGTGTTCCATATGCACAAGGGTCAAGGGCTGGTGCGTGATGTATTCCGCACCCGCAACATGCGCTCCCTGCTTGGCAACACCGGCATCGGCCACGTGCGTTATCCCACTGCCGGCTCTGCTTCGAGCTTGGCTGAATCGCAGCCGTTCTACGTCAACAGCCCGTTTGGCATCGTGCTGGCGCACAACGGCAACCTGACCAACGACAAGCAGCTCAAGGACGAGATGTACCGCACCGACCTGCGGCACATCAACACCAATTCCGATTCCGAAGCGCTGCTCAACGTGTTCGCGCATGAGCTTGGCAAACGCATCACTGGCCTCGCTCTGACCGCCGACATCGTGTTCGACGCGATCGAAGCGGTGCACCAGCGGGTGCGCGGTGCCTACGCGGTGGTCGCGCTAATCGCCGGCTTCGGCCTCGTTGCCTTCCGCGACCCACACGGCATCCGCCCCCTGTCGCTGGGCACTCACGAGACGCCGGAAGGCACGGAGTACCTCGTGGCCAGCGAATCGGTGGTACTCGATACCATGGGCTTCAAGCTCGAACGTGACGTTGCACCGGGCGAGGCGCTGTACATCACCTTCGACGGTGTGTTCCACAACCGCCAGTGCCACCCCAATCCGCAACTCGTGCCCTGTATCTTCGAGCACGTCTATTTCGCACGGCCCGATTCGGTGATCGATGGCATCTCGGTACACGAGGCGCGCCTCAACATGGGTGTGCAGCTGGCCGACAAGGTGCGTTCGATCGCTCCGGCGCTCAATATCGATGTGGTCATCCCGATTCCGGATACCAGCCGCGATGCAGCGCTGCAGCTGGCGAATGCGCTCGGCCTGCCATACCGCGAAGGCTTCATGAAGAACCGCTACATCGGCCGTACCTTCATCATGCCGGGTCAGGCCAGCCGCAAGAAATCGGTACGGCAGAAGCTCAACCCGATCGCGGTCGAATTCCGGGGCAAGAACGTGCTGCTGGTCGACGATTCCATCGTGCGCGGCACCACCTCCAAGGAAATCGTGCAGATGGTGCGCGATTCCGGCGCCAAGAAGGTGTATCTGGCCTCCGCTGCACCGCCAGTGAAGTTCCCGCACGTCTATGGCATCGACATGCCGACCCGTGCCGAGCTGATCGCCACCGGCCGCAGCGCCGAACAGATCGCCGAAGAGATCGGTGCCGATGCGGTGATCTACCAGGAACTCACCGACCTGATCTCGGCCTGCCGCGAAGCTAGCGGTGGCGCCATCACCGAGTTCGAGACCTCGTGCTTCGACGGCAAGTACATCACCGGCGATGTGACCGATGCCTACCTCGACGCGCTGGAGGCCAAGCGTCTGTCGCCGCTGTCGGCGAAGGTCAAGGACGGCGATGCCGACAGCCGTGTGCTCGACATGAACATCGGCGTGGCCGAGCAGAACCTGATCTGA
- a CDS encoding CvpA family protein, producing the protein MTAFDYVVLAVLGLSVLLSVMRGLTQEVMALIAWVLAAWVGFNYADEAAVFMPADLPGDGLRLVAGFVGLFFAVWLVTTILRITINQFLKASGLKPVDRLLGALFGLMRGLLAVLLIVLIAGLTSLPRSQGWKDAMFSPMLEASARLALPWLPHALSERIKYE; encoded by the coding sequence GTGACCGCATTCGACTACGTCGTACTCGCCGTGCTTGGCCTGTCGGTGCTGCTCTCGGTGATGCGGGGATTGACGCAGGAAGTAATGGCGCTGATTGCCTGGGTGCTCGCTGCCTGGGTCGGTTTCAACTATGCGGACGAAGCGGCAGTGTTCATGCCTGCCGATCTGCCTGGTGACGGTCTGCGGCTGGTGGCTGGCTTCGTCGGTCTGTTCTTCGCGGTGTGGCTGGTGACGACGATCTTGCGCATCACCATCAACCAGTTTCTGAAGGCATCTGGCCTCAAGCCGGTGGATCGGCTGCTGGGCGCGCTGTTCGGATTGATGCGGGGGCTACTGGCCGTGTTGCTGATCGTGCTGATCGCCGGCCTGACGTCCCTGCCGAGGAGCCAGGGCTGGAAAGATGCCATGTTCAGTCCCATGTTGGAGGCATCTGCCCGGCTGGCGCTGCCCTGGTTACCGCATGCGCTCTCCGAGCGCATCAAGTACGAATGA
- a CDS encoding SPOR domain-containing protein: MRDNVSEELLQLRKRARRRLVGAIALVLFALVVLWTVMDATPPQNLIAASEPVVIEASAPSVAAPAPLPSTAPQAKTASEALAALPGRLTNAQTGHSSEPQGQPVVTEVLAPTATPRPAVTPVPTPKPTPKPAAKPTRDPKRILEGFDDAEAKSQQPAAGKVYVQIGAYGDAGKAADIVGKLKAAGLAAYSEEIKVKGVALTRVRVGPLAEAQAQKARDKAASLGYAPQLVSK, encoded by the coding sequence ATGCGAGATAACGTCAGCGAAGAATTGCTGCAATTGCGCAAGCGCGCACGGCGCCGTCTGGTCGGTGCGATCGCGCTGGTGCTGTTTGCCCTGGTGGTGCTCTGGACCGTGATGGATGCCACGCCGCCACAGAACCTGATCGCAGCGAGCGAGCCGGTCGTGATCGAGGCCAGCGCTCCCAGCGTGGCCGCACCGGCGCCGCTGCCATCCACTGCGCCGCAAGCCAAGACCGCCAGCGAAGCGCTCGCGGCCTTGCCGGGGCGGCTTACCAATGCCCAGACCGGCCACAGCTCCGAGCCGCAAGGCCAGCCGGTGGTGACCGAAGTCCTGGCACCCACGGCCACGCCGCGACCGGCCGTGACGCCGGTTCCAACACCGAAACCCACGCCCAAGCCAGCTGCCAAGCCGACGCGGGATCCCAAGCGCATCCTGGAAGGCTTCGACGATGCCGAAGCCAAGTCGCAGCAGCCTGCGGCCGGCAAGGTCTATGTGCAGATCGGCGCCTATGGCGACGCTGGCAAGGCGGCCGATATCGTTGGCAAGCTCAAGGCTGCGGGCCTTGCGGCCTATAGCGAGGAAATCAAGGTCAAGGGCGTGGCGTTGACACGGGTGCGCGTCGGGCCGCTGGCTGAGGCGCAGGCGCAGAAAGCGCGCGACAAGGCGGCGTCGCTGGGCTATGCGCCGCAGCTGGTGAGCAAGTGA
- the folC gene encoding bifunctional tetrahydrofolate synthase/dihydrofolate synthase has protein sequence MFVADTLEAWLAHLEQLHPSAIDMGLERVARVRDALGLKPGFPILTVGGTNGKGSVCAMLTAMLRAAGYKVGTYTSPHLLTYNERVRIDLEPASDAAIVAAFAAVEAARGDTSLTYFEFGTLAAMQQFIAAGVDVAVLEVGLGGRLDAVNAFDADVAAVVNVDLDHQAYLGDTREKIAFEKAGIYRPGQLAFCADPNPPQALLDVAAQQGAELRLLSRDYSWQLEAEGNQWACTTPAGTRHALPLPALRGNYQLGNAALAVAMLDGVRNRLPVSLGQVKRGLLEVEWPARCQVLPGRPQTVLDVAHNPHAARALRQALDGMGYAANTHAVFGAMADKDIASVVTILADRIDCWHLAAPQIARAASSEQLAGIVAAAAPKAQVKRYDSVAEAWRGACEAAGEADRILAFGSFYTVAEVMAARG, from the coding sequence ATGTTCGTTGCCGATACGCTCGAGGCCTGGCTCGCCCATCTCGAGCAGTTGCACCCCAGTGCCATCGACATGGGGCTGGAGCGCGTTGCCCGCGTGCGCGACGCGCTGGGGCTGAAGCCCGGGTTTCCCATCCTCACGGTCGGCGGCACCAATGGCAAGGGCTCCGTCTGCGCCATGCTCACCGCGATGCTGCGCGCCGCCGGCTACAAGGTCGGCACGTATACCTCGCCGCATCTGCTGACCTACAACGAACGCGTCCGGATCGATCTCGAACCGGCCAGCGATGCCGCCATCGTTGCCGCCTTCGCGGCAGTCGAGGCAGCGCGTGGCGACACCTCGCTGACCTATTTCGAATTCGGCACGCTCGCCGCCATGCAGCAGTTCATTGCTGCCGGTGTGGATGTCGCGGTGCTGGAGGTCGGCCTCGGCGGCCGGCTCGATGCGGTGAATGCCTTCGATGCCGATGTCGCCGCCGTGGTGAACGTCGACCTGGACCACCAAGCCTACCTGGGAGATACCCGTGAGAAGATCGCGTTTGAGAAAGCTGGGATCTACCGGCCAGGCCAGCTTGCGTTCTGTGCAGACCCAAACCCGCCGCAGGCGCTACTGGATGTGGCTGCGCAACAGGGCGCAGAGCTCCGACTGCTAAGCCGAGATTACAGCTGGCAGCTGGAAGCGGAGGGTAACCAGTGGGCTTGTACCACGCCGGCCGGCACGCGCCACGCCTTGCCGCTACCTGCATTGCGCGGCAACTACCAGCTCGGCAACGCAGCCCTGGCCGTCGCCATGCTCGACGGGGTGCGCAATCGCTTGCCAGTAAGCCTGGGACAGGTGAAGCGTGGCTTGCTGGAGGTGGAGTGGCCGGCACGCTGCCAAGTCCTGCCGGGACGACCGCAGACAGTGCTCGACGTCGCCCACAATCCGCACGCTGCCCGTGCGCTGCGCCAGGCGCTCGATGGCATGGGCTATGCCGCCAACACCCATGCGGTGTTCGGAGCCATGGCTGACAAGGACATCGCCAGCGTAGTGACGATCCTGGCGGATCGTATTGATTGCTGGCACCTGGCTGCACCGCAGATTGCGCGGGCTGCCAGCAGCGAGCAATTGGCCGGCATCGTCGCCGCAGCGGCGCCCAAGGCGCAAGTCAAACGCTACGATAGCGTGGCCGAAGCCTGGCGCGGCGCCTGTGAGGCGGCCGGCGAAGCTGATAGAATCCTGGCCTTTGGTTCCTTCTATACGGTGGCCGAAGTGATGGCGGCCCGCGGTTAG
- the accD gene encoding acetyl-CoA carboxylase, carboxyltransferase subunit beta, translating to MSWLQKLLPPKIKSREPGAENKGVPEGLWHKCSACGSVLYRTDLENNLEVCPKCSYHNPVSSRRRLDLLLDQEGRFEIGAEVQPVDPLKFKATKRYADQLGQYRTSTGEDDALVVLQGAIHNLPVVAAAFEYKFIGGSMGSVVGERFVRGARVALENDMPFICVAASGGARMQEGLNSLMQMAKTSAILTKLAEKRLPFISVLTDPTMGGVSASFAFLGDVVIAEPGALIGFAGPRVIEQTVRETLPEGFQRSEFLLEKGAIDMIVDRREMRLQIAQLLTLLSKQPAIAN from the coding sequence ATGAGCTGGTTGCAGAAGCTGCTACCCCCCAAGATCAAGAGCCGCGAACCCGGTGCCGAGAACAAGGGCGTGCCGGAAGGCCTGTGGCACAAGTGCTCGGCTTGCGGTTCGGTGCTGTATCGCACCGATCTGGAGAACAACCTCGAAGTCTGCCCCAAATGCAGCTACCACAACCCGGTGTCATCGCGCCGCCGCCTCGATCTGTTGCTGGATCAGGAAGGCCGCTTCGAGATTGGCGCCGAGGTGCAGCCGGTCGATCCGCTGAAGTTCAAGGCCACTAAGCGTTATGCCGATCAGCTCGGCCAATACCGCACCAGCACCGGTGAGGACGACGCGCTGGTGGTACTGCAAGGTGCCATTCACAACCTGCCGGTGGTGGCCGCGGCCTTTGAATACAAATTCATCGGCGGCTCGATGGGTTCGGTGGTTGGTGAACGCTTCGTGCGCGGTGCCCGCGTGGCGCTGGAAAACGATATGCCCTTCATCTGTGTGGCCGCTTCGGGTGGCGCACGGATGCAGGAAGGCCTCAATTCGCTGATGCAGATGGCCAAGACCAGCGCCATCCTGACCAAGCTCGCCGAAAAACGTCTGCCGTTCATTTCGGTGCTGACCGATCCGACGATGGGTGGTGTCTCGGCCTCGTTCGCCTTCCTGGGCGATGTGGTGATCGCCGAGCCGGGCGCGCTGATCGGCTTTGCCGGCCCACGCGTGATCGAGCAGACCGTGCGCGAAACGTTGCCGGAAGGCTTCCAGCGCTCCGAGTTCCTGCTGGAAAAGGGCGCGATCGACATGATCGTCGACCGTCGCGAGATGCGCCTGCAGATTGCCCAGCTGCTCACCCTGCTGTCCAAGCAGCCTGCCATCGCCAACTGA
- the trpA gene encoding tryptophan synthase subunit alpha, which translates to MSRISSVLAGLAEQRRQALIPFITAGDPRPGITVELMHALVAGGADIIELGVPFSDPMADGPVIQRASERALAHGVSLRDVLAMVREFRQRDDKTPVVLMGYANPVEAMGYQTFAAAAGEAGVDGVLTVDLPPEEAEDCTAVLRAHALDQIFLLAPTTPEARLKAAARLASGYVYYVSLKGVTGAATLNVADVADKLAVMKRHIDLPIGVGFGIRDATTARAIAQVADAVVIGSRLVQEVEAGEDGLAQRLTDFLAGIRSAMDTAQA; encoded by the coding sequence ATGTCCCGTATCTCTTCCGTGCTTGCTGGCTTGGCCGAACAACGGCGCCAGGCCCTGATTCCCTTCATCACCGCCGGTGATCCACGTCCAGGCATTACCGTTGAACTGATGCATGCGCTGGTCGCCGGTGGCGCCGACATCATTGAACTGGGCGTGCCGTTTTCCGATCCCATGGCAGACGGCCCGGTGATCCAACGCGCCAGCGAGCGGGCATTGGCCCACGGCGTGTCGTTGCGTGACGTGCTCGCCATGGTGCGCGAATTCCGCCAGCGCGATGACAAGACACCAGTGGTACTGATGGGTTACGCCAACCCAGTCGAGGCCATGGGTTACCAGACCTTTGCCGCCGCTGCCGGCGAGGCTGGCGTTGATGGTGTACTGACCGTGGATCTGCCGCCGGAAGAGGCCGAAGACTGTACCGCGGTACTGCGCGCCCATGCGCTCGACCAGATATTCCTGCTGGCGCCGACCACGCCCGAAGCGCGGCTCAAGGCGGCGGCGCGGCTTGCCAGTGGCTATGTGTATTACGTGTCGCTCAAGGGCGTCACCGGTGCGGCGACGCTGAACGTGGCCGACGTGGCCGACAAGCTCGCCGTGATGAAGCGGCATATCGATCTGCCTATCGGCGTGGGTTTCGGCATCCGTGATGCCACTACCGCCCGCGCTATCGCCCAGGTGGCCGACGCCGTGGTGATCGGTTCGCGCCTGGTGCAGGAAGTGGAGGCCGGCGAAGACGGCCTCGCGCAACGCCTTACCGATTTTCTGGCCGGCATCCGGTCCGCAATGGACACGGCGCAGGCCTGA
- the trpB gene encoding tryptophan synthase subunit beta, which translates to MNDFLRYAQPDERGHFGQFGGIYVAETLMTALDELRIEYEKAVKDPDFMAEFRYELKHYVGRPSPIYHAKRWSSELGGAQIYLKREDLNHTGAHKVNNTIGQALLARRMGKKRVIAETGAGQHGVASATVAARYGLDCVVYMGAEDVARQSPNVYRMKLLGAQVVAVSSGSKTLKDAMNEAMRDWVTNVDSTYYIIGTCAGPHPYPMLVRDFQCVIGDECKTQMVDLIGRQPDAVVACVGGGSNAIGIFHPYIDVPGVRLIGVEAGGDGLDTGRHAAPLTANAKPGVLHGNRTYLMQDENGQIIETHSISAGLDYPGVGPEHSFLKDIGRAEYVAATDDEALAAFHDLCRFEGIIPALESSHALAYAKRLAPTLDKDQVILVNLSGRGDKDIPTIARREGIQL; encoded by the coding sequence ATGAACGACTTCCTCCGCTACGCCCAGCCGGATGAGCGCGGCCACTTTGGCCAATTTGGCGGCATCTACGTCGCCGAAACGCTGATGACGGCGCTCGACGAGTTGCGCATCGAATACGAAAAGGCGGTCAAGGATCCGGATTTCATGGCCGAGTTCCGCTACGAGCTCAAGCACTACGTCGGCCGCCCCAGCCCGATCTACCATGCCAAGCGCTGGTCCAGCGAGCTGGGCGGGGCGCAGATCTACCTGAAGCGCGAAGACCTGAACCACACCGGCGCGCACAAGGTGAACAACACTATCGGCCAGGCGCTCTTGGCCCGCCGCATGGGCAAGAAGCGGGTGATCGCCGAGACCGGCGCTGGTCAGCATGGCGTGGCCTCCGCCACCGTCGCCGCCCGCTATGGCCTAGATTGCGTGGTCTACATGGGTGCCGAGGATGTTGCCCGCCAATCCCCCAATGTCTACCGGATGAAGCTCCTGGGCGCGCAGGTCGTGGCCGTCTCTTCGGGGTCCAAGACCTTGAAGGATGCGATGAACGAGGCGATGCGCGACTGGGTGACCAATGTCGATTCCACCTATTACATCATCGGTACCTGCGCCGGCCCGCACCCGTACCCGATGCTGGTACGTGACTTCCAGTGCGTGATCGGCGACGAGTGCAAGACGCAGATGGTCGACCTGATCGGTCGCCAACCCGACGCCGTTGTGGCCTGCGTCGGCGGCGGTTCCAACGCCATCGGCATCTTCCACCCCTATATCGACGTGCCCGGCGTGCGATTGATCGGCGTCGAAGCCGGTGGCGATGGGCTCGATACCGGCCGCCATGCCGCGCCGCTGACCGCCAACGCCAAGCCCGGCGTGCTGCACGGCAACCGTACCTATCTGATGCAGGACGAGAACGGCCAGATCATCGAAACGCACTCGATCTCCGCCGGTCTCGACTACCCGGGCGTCGGCCCGGAGCACAGCTTCCTCAAGGACATCGGCCGCGCCGAATACGTGGCCGCCACCGACGACGAGGCGCTCGCCGCATTCCACGACCTGTGCCGTTTCGAAGGCATCATCCCGGCGCTGGAGTCGAGCCATGCGCTGGCCTATGCCAAGCGCCTGGCGCCGACGCTGGATAAGGATCAGGTCATCCTGGTCAATCTGTCTGGCCGTGGCGACAAGGACATCCCGACCATCGCACGTCGCGAAGGCATCCAGCTCTAA
- a CDS encoding phosphoribosylanthranilate isomerase, with protein sequence MIPRIKICGLRDAPTAAAASRLGADAIGLVFYGPSPRNVDLDTAAAVCASLPAFVSSVGLFVDAEPDFVRAVLARVPLDLLQFHGDESPEYCRSFGRPYLKAVRVKHDVNLLEYAARFADARGLLVDAYVPGVPGGTGEAFDWSLLPADLPLPLILSGGLAPHNAKDAVRAVKPWAVDVSSGVESGRGIKDLNKIAAFIQAVHAA encoded by the coding sequence TTGATTCCACGCATCAAAATCTGCGGGCTGCGCGACGCCCCGACCGCTGCAGCAGCATCCCGGCTCGGCGCCGACGCGATCGGGCTGGTGTTCTATGGCCCGAGCCCACGCAATGTCGATCTGGACACCGCGGCCGCCGTTTGCGCGAGCCTGCCGGCCTTTGTTTCGAGTGTCGGCCTGTTCGTCGATGCGGAGCCGGACTTCGTTCGCGCGGTGCTGGCGCGGGTGCCGCTCGACTTGCTGCAGTTCCATGGCGATGAGTCGCCCGAGTACTGCCGCAGCTTCGGCCGGCCCTACCTGAAAGCGGTACGGGTTAAACACGATGTAAATTTGCTAGAATACGCAGCCCGCTTTGCGGACGCGCGCGGCCTCTTGGTTGATGCCTATGTGCCGGGCGTGCCTGGTGGCACCGGCGAAGCTTTCGACTGGTCGCTATTGCCCGCCGATCTGCCGCTGCCGCTGATCCTCTCCGGCGGGCTTGCCCCGCACAATGCAAAGGATGCAGTGCGGGCAGTCAAGCCGTGGGCCGTCGATGTCTCCAGTGGCGTCGAAAGCGGGCGTGGCATCAAGGACCTCAATAAAATTGCGGCGTTCATCCAAGCGGTGCACGCAGCCTGA